A single region of the Lathamus discolor isolate bLatDis1 chromosome 13, bLatDis1.hap1, whole genome shotgun sequence genome encodes:
- the METRNL gene encoding meteorin-like protein, translating into MRSAPAAGLLPLLLGLRLLLGAAAQYSSDLCNWKGSGLTHESHKKDVEQVYLRCSEGSIEWMYPTGALIVNLRPNTSPASYKHLTVCIKPFKDSAGANIYLEKTGELKLLVRDGDRSPSKVYCFGYDQGGLFIEATPQQDISRKITGFQYELMSKGVASDLHTVSAPCRPCSDTEVLLAVCTSDFVIRGSIQDVTNEAEEQESIIHVGVNKLYRQKSKVFQLTGESGNWRGQIKTLLECGVKPGDGDFLFTGRMHFGEARLGCAPRFKDFQRMYKEAKDKGLNPCEIGPD; encoded by the exons ATGCGGAGCGCCCCAGCCGCCGGGCTCCTGCcgctgctcctggggctgcgACTGCTGCTGGGCGCCGCGGCTCAGTACTCCAGCGACCTGTGCAACTGGAAGGGGAG tGGCTTAACTCATGAGTCTCACAAGAAGGATGTTGAACAGGTCTACCTCCGCTGTTCTGAAGGGTCAATAGAGTGGATGTATCCCACGGGAGCACTCATAGTCAACTTGCGACCCAATACTTCACCTGCCTCTTACAAACATTTGACTGTTTGCATAAAGCCCTTCAAGGACTCCGCAGgagcaaatatttatttggaaaaaactGGAGAACTGAAACTCTTGGTCCGAGATGGAGATCGCAGCCCCAGTAAAGTGTATTGCTTCGGCTATGATCAGGGGGGCCTGTTTATTGAGGCCACTCCTCAGCAGGACATTAGCAGGAAGATTACAGGCTTCCAGTACGAATTGATGAGCAAGGGGGTAGCATCTGATTTGCACACAGTTTCTG ctccctgccgACCATGCAGTGACACTGAGGTCCTCTTGGCTGTCTGCACTAGTGATTTTG tgaTCAGAGGCTCCATTCAGGATGTAACAAAtgaggcagaggagcaggaatccATAATCCACGTTGGTGTCAACAAACTGTACAGGCAGAAGAGCAAAGTCTTCCAGCTCACAGGGGAGAGTGGGAACTGGCGAGGACAAATAAAGACCCTGCTGGAGTGTGGGGTGAAACCAGGAGATGGAGACTTCCTTTTCACGGGACGCATGCACTTTGGGGAGGCCAGGTTAGGCTGTGCCCCTCGTTTTAAAGACTTCCAAAGGATGTACAAAGAGGCAAAAGACAAAGGGCTAAACCCATGTGAAATTGGCCCAGACTGA